In the Desulfuromonas sp. DDH964 genome, GAAATCGCCCCGGGTTACGATCCGTTTCTGACCGCTGCCCACCTCTACGCCCTCTATCTGGTCGCCCTGTCGGGCTGGTATACCGGTTACCTGACCAGTGAAGACGAGGTCGAGAATTCCCTGCGAACCGTCCTGCTCCAGACCCTCAACGGCCTCGGGCTGCGGCCGGCTGACCGTTTTGCAACAGCAAAGGACCTGTCATGAAATCTCACCTGTTGATCGGGAGCTGTCTCCTTGTCCTGCTCACCCTGGCCGGCTGCAGCCGCGACGATGGCGCCGCACCCGTCGCCGCCAGCGCCAGGGCACCGGAAAAGGTCGTCAACGTCAAGGTCGCAACGGTCAAGAGGAGTGACCTGGCCGAGACCTTCACCCTGCCGGGGAGTCTCGAAGCCTGGCAGGACCTGACTCTGGCCGCCGAGCTGGCCGGCGCGGTGCGCTGGACCGGTCCGGAGGAGGGAGCACGGCTCGCCGCCGGCGCCGAAATCCTGCGCATCGACCCGGAGACGGCCAAGGCCAATCTCGACCAGGCCCGGGCCGATTGCGATCTGCTCGGCAAGCAGCTCGACCGGGTGCGGCAGCTGCACGGCGACGGCTTCGCCAGCCAGCAGGAGCTCGACTCCGCGGCAAGCTCCTATGCCGTCGCCGCTGCGGCCCTGCAGCGCAGCCAGGTCGCCCTGGCGAAGAGTTCGATCAGCTGCCCGGTGCCGGGAATTCTTGACCGGCGCCTGGTGGAGCGGGGCGAGTACGTGGCCGAGGGGACACCGGTGGCGCGGGTGGTCCAGGTTGACCGGCTCAAGGTTCAGATCGACCTGCCGGAAAAGGATGTCCCTTTTGTCCGCGTCGGCC is a window encoding:
- a CDS encoding efflux RND transporter periplasmic adaptor subunit, with the translated sequence MKSHLLIGSCLLVLLTLAGCSRDDGAAPVAASARAPEKVVNVKVATVKRSDLAETFTLPGSLEAWQDLTLAAELAGAVRWTGPEEGARLAAGAEILRIDPETAKANLDQARADCDLLGKQLDRVRQLHGDGFASQQELDSAASSYAVAAAALQRSQVALAKSSISCPVPGILDRRLVERGEYVAEGTPVARVVQVDRLKVQIDLPEKDVPFVRVGQTVTVQPAVLNGTAPGARSGTIRHIAYNPDPATRTYRTTVEVANPAGDWRPGMIVRATFLRRTLDQVLAVPLYALLEREATRLVFVEEGGIARRREVTILAVVGQQAVIDTGLEGGERVIVSGQQLLADGAVVAVVAVEE